A genome region from Lactobacillus sp. ESL0791 includes the following:
- a CDS encoding BspA family leucine-rich repeat surface protein has translation MKLNNLKTKKLGISLIACLGLLCLKGSSHVYAANTVPEPANSWAWDNAMWTGADGDCTWSYDVLSKTLTISGQTGAQLSSTPVNKELPWASDIRHLVFTTPVTLAANSARKFSGFSNLVDIKGLDKVDTSNVTNMSYLFVDAEKLAQLDTSHFDTAKVTDMRGLFALKSLKQVDLSNFNTSNVTNMAGMFGGAESLTNLDLKNLDTHNVTDMSAMFDGLTHVSSLDLSNFVTSHVTNMSAMFDNTNLASLDLSHFDTGNVINMQNMFTGAGVNGAKLDLTNFDANKVTNMRAMFAGTKYAEVKLNHFASSHVTDMSDLFGDAQIAQIDLSQLDTSHVTNMSDMFSGFNNLDKLDLSKLDTQNVTNMEGIFSRNKKLTKFDLSGFKTPKVTNMSYMFEMDPELVELNVSKLNTKAVKDMHYMFEADPKLVKLNLKNWNTQSVTNMWAMFKGDINLTSLDLSGFDMSNVTLLNNMFDHDTNLKELNLAGWNTKKVVNASCMFRNCSKLVNLNLSQLRLPKVKDTTMMFKHTPNLSGVDLSHFNIHNSSIFDNAGNFNGFAVKLGHYILRKSCGIGQGYKHIQAIGKGTIRHPQGKKYTAKQLLKLYRHSAKKSPKEVYVMYNGKKPQFAKEAKFTFK, from the coding sequence ATGAAATTGAATAATTTAAAAACTAAAAAATTGGGTATAAGTTTAATAGCTTGTTTGGGCTTACTGTGTTTAAAGGGTAGTTCGCATGTATATGCAGCTAATACTGTTCCAGAACCAGCAAATTCATGGGCTTGGGATAATGCAATGTGGACAGGTGCGGACGGTGATTGCACTTGGAGCTATGATGTTTTGTCTAAAACCTTAACAATTAGTGGTCAAACTGGTGCGCAGCTCTCAAGTACACCCGTCAACAAAGAATTGCCATGGGCCAGTGATATTAGGCATCTTGTATTTACTACTCCGGTTACGCTGGCTGCAAATTCAGCCCGAAAATTTAGTGGTTTTAGTAATTTGGTTGATATTAAAGGGTTAGATAAAGTTGATACGAGTAACGTCACTAATATGAGTTATCTTTTTGTTGATGCTGAAAAATTGGCACAGTTAGATACTAGTCATTTTGACACGGCCAAGGTTACTGATATGAGGGGATTATTTGCTTTAAAGTCACTGAAACAGGTAGATTTAAGTAATTTTAATACGAGTAACGTTACTAATATGGCCGGTATGTTTGGTGGTGCAGAAAGCTTAACTAACTTGGATTTGAAAAATTTAGATACACACAACGTAACTGATATGTCAGCAATGTTTGATGGCCTAACGCACGTATCTAGCTTAGACTTGAGCAACTTTGTTACAAGTCATGTAACGAATATGTCAGCAATGTTTGATAATACAAATCTTGCTAGTTTAGATTTGAGTCATTTTGATACGGGCAATGTTATCAATATGCAAAACATGTTTACAGGTGCTGGTGTTAACGGTGCTAAATTAGATTTGACTAATTTTGATGCAAATAAGGTAACTAATATGCGAGCAATGTTTGCTGGCACCAAATATGCAGAGGTAAAGTTGAATCATTTTGCCTCTAGTCACGTGACAGATATGTCAGACTTATTTGGTGATGCACAAATTGCACAAATTGACTTATCCCAATTAGATACAAGTCATGTGACTAATATGTCAGACATGTTTAGTGGATTTAATAATTTAGATAAGTTAGATTTAAGTAAATTGGACACACAAAATGTAACAAATATGGAAGGAATATTTTCTAGAAATAAAAAATTAACCAAGTTTGATTTGTCAGGTTTTAAGACTCCAAAAGTTACCAATATGAGCTATATGTTTGAAATGGATCCTGAATTGGTAGAGCTTAATGTAAGCAAGTTAAATACTAAAGCAGTTAAGGACATGCATTATATGTTTGAAGCTGATCCCAAATTGGTAAAGCTTAACTTAAAAAACTGGAATACACAAAGTGTAACTAACATGTGGGCAATGTTTAAAGGTGATATTAATTTAACCAGCTTAGATTTAAGCGGTTTCGACATGAGCAATGTCACTTTGTTAAATAATATGTTTGATCATGATACTAATTTGAAGGAACTAAATCTTGCTGGTTGGAATACTAAAAAAGTGGTGAATGCTAGTTGCATGTTTCGTAATTGTTCAAAACTTGTTAATTTGAATTTAAGTCAGTTAAGGTTGCCCAAAGTTAAAGATACAACAATGATGTTTAAGCATACTCCTAACCTTAGCGGGGTGGATTTAAGTCATTTTAATATCCACAACAGTTCTATCTTTGATAATGCTGGTAATTTTAACGGATTTGCGGTTAAACTGGGACATTATATCTTACGCAAGAGCTGTGGAATCGGGCAAGGCTATAAACACATTCAGGCAATAGGTAAGGGCACGATTAGACATCCTCAAGGCAAAAAGTATACAGCTAAGCAACTGCTTAAACTTTATAGGCATTCAGCTAAAAAGAGTCCTAAGGAAGTTTATGTAATGTATAATGGCAAGAAGCCACAATTTGCTAAAGAAGCTAAATTTACTTTTAAGTAG
- a CDS encoding SLAP domain-containing protein — protein sequence MKLFTKLGVGLTAIILSVSLVLPNTNYLQTVQAAKKKKNTIRLWQDAYVYNKHGHKIKEKKHSAVYTPSKLESIAQVDTNGYLYLENSDLDDWTYSWTKIATINGQKYYYLGNGAYINAAYVSQVNGRNSKKGKLVLDHAARVYQKNGKKTNTVLTKNTIIKYTGKVKYTSRLPKYFYYTKKNKQAYLPTHKIKGKNFYSLGHNRYINAYNVGNINGEIARYNGVTYAIVNKTAFTQDISNGITKHKLKKGQKIKIDLAVIPWSEDFYDYIFRLHDYPDEYIEEYLITPRKQLPISDYDKLSYTHVKAQPNTNIQLYDVNGKASNYSIKGTKENDNITVDGLFYIYLPNENKAELFYHYLYDSDEEQIIDKTEPATTNGINKSDKIDQDIFSNSFIKASDVKYDRGIKLDPLNTIQNAQTDQKVATAADKKELKDLFAKSQNIAGAGSSLASLEQNYHNAIINAATIIRDKTATINQVNEAVWLLKLTEKQLSTLDFEPWS from the coding sequence ATGAAATTATTTACCAAGTTAGGAGTTGGACTGACGGCAATCATACTTTCCGTCAGTCTAGTTTTACCCAATACTAACTATCTACAAACAGTTCAAGCAGCAAAAAAGAAAAAAAATACAATTCGCTTGTGGCAAGATGCCTATGTCTACAACAAACACGGTCATAAGATAAAAGAAAAAAAGCATTCAGCTGTATACACTCCCTCAAAACTTGAATCTATCGCTCAAGTTGACACTAATGGCTATCTTTATCTTGAAAACTCTGACCTTGATGATTGGACTTATTCTTGGACAAAGATTGCTACGATTAACGGACAAAAATATTATTATTTAGGAAACGGCGCTTATATAAATGCCGCATATGTCAGTCAAGTCAATGGTAGAAACAGCAAAAAAGGCAAACTAGTGCTCGACCATGCAGCACGTGTTTACCAAAAAAATGGTAAGAAAACCAATACCGTTCTGACTAAAAATACCATTATCAAGTACACTGGCAAAGTTAAATACACCAGTCGTTTGCCCAAATATTTTTACTATACAAAGAAAAATAAACAGGCATATTTGCCAACCCATAAGATTAAAGGTAAAAATTTCTATTCCTTAGGGCACAATCGTTATATCAATGCTTACAACGTTGGCAATATTAATGGTGAAATTGCCCGCTACAATGGTGTTACTTATGCAATTGTTAACAAAACTGCGTTCACACAAGATATTTCTAATGGTATAACCAAGCATAAACTCAAGAAAGGACAAAAAATCAAAATTGACCTTGCCGTTATACCTTGGTCAGAAGATTTTTATGATTATATTTTTCGTCTTCATGATTATCCTGACGAATACATTGAGGAATATCTAATTACCCCAAGAAAGCAGCTGCCTATAAGTGATTATGATAAGCTGTCTTACACTCATGTCAAAGCTCAACCGAATACTAATATTCAACTCTATGACGTTAATGGCAAAGCAAGTAATTATAGCATTAAGGGTACTAAAGAAAACGACAATATTACAGTTGATGGACTCTTCTATATCTACTTGCCCAATGAAAACAAAGCTGAACTATTTTACCACTATTTATATGATTCAGATGAGGAGCAAATTATTGATAAAACTGAACCAGCAACCACTAACGGTATTAACAAAAGTGATAAAATCGACCAAGATATTTTTTCAAACAGTTTCATTAAAGCTAGTGACGTTAAATACGACCGCGGTATTAAATTAGACCCACTTAATACTATCCAAAATGCACAAACAGATCAAAAGGTAGCGACAGCAGCTGACAAAAAAGAACTAAAAGATCTTTTTGCTAAAAGTCAAAACATTGCTGGTGCAGGATCAAGTTTAGCTTCACTTGAGCAAAATTATCATAATGCGATCATTAATGCCGCAACAATAATCAGAGATAAAACTGCAACCATAAATCAGGTAAATGAAGCAGTTTGGCTACTAAAATTAACTGAAAAGCAGCTCAGTACCCTTGATTTTGAACCTTGGAGCTAA